In one Natrarchaeobius halalkaliphilus genomic region, the following are encoded:
- a CDS encoding NADH-quinone oxidoreductase subunit N, whose product MALVELPEWVALAPILLLAGTALALFVFDSINPRSTNRTFLAGTAAIGSLASLAVAVWFTAAGVGATGMDGFGVIELFDGQIVVDQMALFFMVVIAVVTALVAVASYDYMEGHAYQAEYYSLVLLAATGMATMAAANSLVTIFIALELASLPSYALVAILKDNRGSVEAGLKYFLIGALSSAIFVYGVSLVYGATGFMQLDAIAAELEALAAGEGGEYGGLLGLGILMLIGGFAFKTASVPFHFWAPEAYEGAPAPISAFLSSASKAAGFVIAFRVFTTAFPLEVTTDLIGIDWTLAFIILAIVTMTVGNFAAATQNNVKRMLAYSSIGHAGYALIGLAGLGAGSETVMGAAMMHLLVYGFMNTGAFLFVALAEYWNVGRTFEDYNGLARQAPIACVALTIFMFSLAGIPPFGGFWSKYFLFYGAIEAGLLVVAAALVINSALSLYYYSRLVKAVWFDDPLVERDSLSQPTGLYAAIIFAAVMTVVLLPGFGPVVDAALEAAAVVVA is encoded by the coding sequence ATGGCGCTGGTCGAACTTCCCGAGTGGGTCGCACTCGCACCGATATTGCTCCTCGCGGGAACCGCACTCGCACTGTTCGTCTTCGACAGCATCAACCCGCGCTCGACGAACCGAACCTTCCTCGCCGGGACCGCAGCGATCGGCTCGCTCGCGTCGCTCGCCGTCGCCGTCTGGTTCACCGCCGCCGGCGTCGGTGCGACGGGAATGGACGGCTTCGGCGTCATCGAACTCTTCGACGGTCAGATCGTCGTCGACCAGATGGCGCTGTTCTTCATGGTCGTCATCGCAGTCGTCACCGCGCTGGTGGCCGTCGCGAGCTACGACTACATGGAGGGCCACGCCTACCAGGCCGAGTACTACTCACTCGTCTTGCTCGCCGCGACCGGGATGGCCACGATGGCCGCCGCAAACAGCCTCGTCACCATCTTCATCGCCCTCGAATTGGCGAGTCTGCCCTCCTACGCGCTGGTCGCGATCCTCAAAGACAATCGCGGCAGCGTCGAGGCCGGACTGAAGTACTTCCTGATCGGCGCGCTTTCGTCGGCTATCTTCGTCTACGGCGTCTCGCTGGTTTACGGTGCGACCGGTTTCATGCAACTCGACGCCATCGCCGCCGAACTCGAGGCCCTTGCCGCCGGTGAGGGTGGCGAGTACGGCGGCCTGCTCGGTCTCGGCATTCTGATGTTGATCGGCGGCTTCGCGTTCAAGACCGCGAGCGTTCCGTTCCACTTCTGGGCACCCGAAGCCTACGAGGGCGCACCCGCACCGATCAGTGCGTTCCTCTCTTCGGCGTCGAAGGCCGCCGGCTTCGTGATCGCGTTCCGCGTCTTCACGACGGCGTTCCCGCTCGAGGTGACCACCGACCTCATCGGAATCGACTGGACGCTGGCGTTCATCATCCTGGCGATCGTTACCATGACGGTCGGAAACTTCGCGGCCGCGACACAAAACAACGTCAAGCGAATGCTCGCGTACTCCTCGATCGGCCACGCCGGCTACGCACTGATCGGCCTCGCCGGACTCGGTGCCGGAAGCGAGACCGTAATGGGTGCGGCGATGATGCACCTGCTGGTCTATGGCTTCATGAACACCGGCGCGTTCCTGTTCGTCGCACTGGCGGAATACTGGAACGTCGGACGAACGTTCGAGGACTACAACGGACTGGCACGACAGGCACCGATCGCCTGCGTCGCGCTCACGATATTCATGTTCAGTCTCGCGGGTATTCCACCGTTCGGTGGATTCTGGAGCAAGTACTTCCTGTTCTACGGCGCGATCGAGGCCGGCCTGCTCGTCGTGGCGGCCGCCCTCGTCATCAACAGCGCACTGTCGCTTTACTACTACTCACGACTGGTCAAGGCCGTCTGGTTCGACGATCCGCTCGTCGAACGCGACTCGCTGAGTCAGCCGACCGGACTGTACGCCGCGATCATCTTCGCGGCCGTGATGACTGTCGTGCTGCTTCCCGGCTTCGGCCCGGTCGTCGACGCCGCACTCGAGGCCGCAGCGGTCGTCGTCGCCTGA
- a CDS encoding complex I subunit 4 family protein, with the protein MMIEAMIAVALIGALATFVAPNRLAGKLAFAISLVPVAISLWLFAAFDGSGNALLDGELAFESQYEWIQLGDYAITWFVGLDGISLPLVVLTTILVSLAIVSSWTPIDDRESQFYGLVLFIEANLIGVFVSLDFFLWFIFWEAVLIPMYLLIGIWGGPRRKYAAIKFFVYTNVASLLMFGAFIALVFGLGDSVSSFALPEIATAMRNGGLEGLFGIDGPTLASIVFVAMFIGFAVKVPIVPFHTWLPDAHVEAPTPASVLLAGVLLKMGTYALLRFNFTMFPDQAEAYAIPIAAIAVISVIYGAMLALAQTDLKRIVAYSSVSSMGYVILGLIAFTQFGVGGATFQMVSHGLISGLMFMAVGVIYNATHTRMVTDMSGMADRMPVAVGIFIAGAFGYMGLPLMSGFYGEFAIFFGSFGSDFLAYAPVFTVLAMFGIVIVAGYLLYAMQQAVFGPYSLETDYDVGRAPLHDVAPMFVLLGLIILLGVAPELIFDMITDAVDPILERGEL; encoded by the coding sequence ATGATGATCGAAGCCATGATCGCGGTCGCACTGATCGGCGCGCTTGCGACGTTCGTCGCGCCGAACCGTCTCGCCGGAAAACTGGCGTTCGCGATCAGTCTGGTCCCCGTCGCGATCTCGCTGTGGTTGTTCGCCGCCTTCGACGGAAGCGGCAACGCCTTACTCGACGGCGAACTTGCGTTCGAATCCCAGTACGAGTGGATCCAACTCGGTGACTACGCGATCACCTGGTTCGTCGGTCTCGACGGCATCTCGCTACCGCTCGTCGTGCTGACGACGATCCTCGTTTCGCTCGCCATCGTGAGTTCCTGGACGCCGATCGACGACCGCGAGTCCCAGTTCTACGGCCTCGTGTTGTTCATCGAGGCGAACCTGATCGGCGTCTTCGTCTCGCTCGATTTCTTCCTCTGGTTCATCTTCTGGGAGGCAGTGTTGATTCCGATGTATCTCCTGATCGGGATCTGGGGCGGTCCGCGCCGCAAGTACGCCGCGATCAAGTTCTTCGTCTACACGAACGTCGCATCGCTGTTGATGTTCGGTGCGTTCATCGCGCTCGTCTTCGGCCTCGGGGATAGCGTCTCGAGTTTCGCCTTGCCGGAAATCGCGACCGCGATGCGAAACGGCGGCCTCGAGGGACTCTTCGGGATCGACGGGCCGACGCTCGCGTCGATCGTGTTCGTCGCGATGTTCATCGGCTTCGCCGTCAAGGTCCCTATCGTTCCGTTCCACACGTGGCTGCCCGACGCTCACGTCGAAGCGCCGACGCCCGCGTCGGTGTTGCTCGCCGGCGTGTTGTTGAAGATGGGTACCTACGCGCTGTTGCGCTTTAACTTCACGATGTTTCCGGATCAGGCCGAAGCCTACGCGATTCCGATCGCAGCGATCGCCGTGATCAGCGTGATCTACGGCGCGATGCTCGCGCTGGCTCAGACCGACCTGAAACGGATCGTCGCCTACTCGTCCGTCTCCTCGATGGGATACGTCATCCTCGGGTTGATCGCGTTCACGCAGTTCGGTGTCGGCGGCGCGACGTTCCAGATGGTCAGCCACGGCCTCATCTCGGGGCTGATGTTCATGGCCGTCGGCGTCATCTACAACGCGACACACACCCGGATGGTCACCGACATGTCGGGAATGGCCGACCGGATGCCCGTCGCCGTCGGCATCTTCATCGCCGGCGCGTTCGGATACATGGGGCTGCCGTTGATGAGCGGATTCTACGGCGAGTTCGCCATCTTCTTCGGTTCGTTCGGTTCGGACTTCCTCGCGTACGCCCCCGTCTTCACCGTCCTGGCGATGTTCGGAATCGTCATCGTCGCGGGCTACCTGCTGTATGCGATGCAGCAGGCGGTCTTCGGTCCGTACAGCCTCGAAACCGACTACGACGTGGGTCGCGCACCGCTTCACGACGTCGCACCGATGTTCGTGTTGCTCGGGCTGATCATCCTCCTGGGCGTGGCTCCCGAACTGATATTCGATATGATAACCGACGCGGTCGATCCGATCCTCGAGCGAGGTGAACTGTAA
- a CDS encoding DUF7511 domain-containing protein: MTVNEAPVPENGQFGDAQLELLTDDEEVWTVVPVDARGDQRVSEWLSIDSSGLRDLEEWR; the protein is encoded by the coding sequence ATGACGGTTAATGAGGCCCCCGTGCCAGAAAACGGTCAGTTCGGAGATGCACAGCTCGAGTTGCTCACCGACGACGAAGAGGTCTGGACCGTCGTCCCCGTCGACGCACGCGGCGACCAGCGGGTGAGCGAGTGGCTCTCTATCGACAGCAGCGGGCTTCGCGATCTCGAGGAGTGGCGATAA
- a CDS encoding calcium-binding protein → MTRSDRDEEREERIKTRITVDTYSPEEAAMGWYAYLGDFLDFPFEARCVEQREESPLKEGETVRVVGMSSTEPTLSQMFVTVEWMNRELGVPLGQLEPIEPSADTEQAIEDWYYWLER, encoded by the coding sequence ATGACACGCTCAGACCGAGATGAAGAACGCGAAGAGCGAATCAAGACGAGGATTACCGTCGATACATATAGCCCCGAAGAGGCGGCGATGGGCTGGTATGCGTATCTGGGTGATTTCCTTGACTTCCCCTTCGAAGCTCGCTGTGTCGAACAGCGAGAAGAATCTCCGCTAAAGGAAGGCGAAACGGTGCGCGTGGTGGGAATGTCATCGACAGAACCAACTCTCAGTCAGATGTTCGTGACGGTCGAGTGGATGAATCGAGAACTCGGCGTCCCACTGGGGCAATTGGAACCCATAGAGCCTAGTGCCGATACCGAGCAGGCCATTGAAGACTGGTACTACTGGCTCGAACGATAA
- the nuoL gene encoding NADH-quinone oxidoreductase subunit L, giving the protein MEGVFDYAPAIAVFPLVAFVVALAFGKHLPKKGAIPGILATGGSLLLSVVMLAAVARGEVYHETLYQWAAGDAISEVGTEGITFTFGILIDPLAALMLVIVSLVAFLVHIFSLGYMNAEGETGLPRYYAGLGLFTFSMLAFVYADNLLMAFMFFELVGLCSFLLIGFWFRTKSAPSAAKKAFLVTRFGDYFFLIGVVAIAATFGTLQFAGDDSFVTAAETAITDGTTLFGFDADTWVTITALLVLGGVIGKSAQFPLHTWLPDAMEGPTTVSALIHAATMVAAGVYLVARMFGYYALSPTALGIIAFVGGFTALFAATMGVVKDDIKQVLAYSTISQYGYMMLGLGVGGYVAGVFHLMNHAFFKALLFLGAGAVIVLMHHEQDMWKMGGLKDKAPVTYYTFLAGALALAGIVPFSGFWSKDEILYDALIVGLEEPVILAAYAMGLVAVFFTGFYTFRMVFLTFHGEPRSEAAEDPHSVGWSIKAPLIVLGVLALVAGIANLAPVAKLAQLDITFLESWLDGEYGAIEGLTYGAYDGLLGYDTEYIGTESTTVLIAAGVSLLLAFSGAGLAWMLYNVPEPVAHKERLGRLGDAAEANYYQDEYQVWLANGLTVPLARAADRFDQTVIDGVVNGVSTTSLFGSGRMKRLQTGIVTNYAALLVTGFIVLLLVFGILGGWFL; this is encoded by the coding sequence ATGGAAGGTGTATTCGACTATGCGCCGGCGATCGCAGTGTTCCCGCTCGTGGCGTTCGTCGTCGCTCTCGCGTTCGGCAAACACTTGCCGAAGAAGGGAGCGATTCCGGGCATTCTCGCGACGGGAGGATCGTTGCTCCTGTCTGTCGTGATGCTCGCGGCGGTCGCACGCGGTGAAGTGTATCACGAAACGCTCTATCAGTGGGCGGCTGGAGACGCGATAAGCGAGGTCGGCACCGAGGGAATCACGTTCACCTTCGGCATTCTGATCGACCCGCTCGCCGCGTTGATGCTGGTCATCGTCTCGCTCGTCGCGTTCCTCGTCCACATATTCAGCCTCGGGTATATGAACGCCGAGGGCGAGACCGGCCTCCCGCGGTACTACGCCGGGCTCGGGCTGTTTACGTTCAGCATGCTCGCGTTCGTCTACGCGGACAACCTGCTGATGGCGTTCATGTTCTTCGAGCTGGTGGGACTGTGCTCGTTCTTGCTGATCGGGTTCTGGTTCCGAACGAAAAGCGCCCCATCGGCGGCGAAGAAGGCGTTTCTGGTCACCCGGTTCGGTGACTACTTCTTCCTGATCGGCGTCGTCGCCATCGCGGCGACGTTCGGAACGCTACAGTTCGCCGGCGACGATTCGTTCGTCACGGCCGCCGAGACCGCGATTACCGACGGCACGACGCTGTTCGGATTCGACGCCGATACCTGGGTCACGATCACCGCGTTGCTCGTACTGGGCGGCGTCATCGGCAAGTCCGCACAGTTCCCGCTGCACACCTGGCTCCCCGACGCGATGGAGGGTCCGACCACCGTCTCCGCACTCATTCACGCGGCGACGATGGTCGCAGCGGGGGTCTACCTGGTCGCTCGAATGTTCGGGTACTACGCGCTCAGTCCGACGGCGCTCGGAATCATCGCCTTCGTTGGCGGCTTCACCGCGCTGTTTGCGGCGACGATGGGCGTCGTCAAAGACGACATCAAACAGGTGCTCGCGTACTCGACGATTTCTCAGTACGGCTATATGATGCTCGGACTCGGCGTCGGCGGCTACGTCGCCGGCGTCTTCCACCTCATGAACCACGCCTTCTTCAAGGCGCTGTTGTTCCTGGGTGCCGGAGCCGTCATCGTCCTCATGCACCACGAACAGGACATGTGGAAGATGGGCGGTCTCAAGGACAAAGCGCCCGTCACGTACTATACGTTCCTCGCCGGCGCGCTCGCGCTCGCCGGGATCGTTCCGTTCTCGGGCTTTTGGTCCAAAGACGAAATCCTCTACGACGCGCTAATCGTCGGCCTCGAGGAACCCGTAATCCTCGCGGCGTACGCGATGGGGCTCGTCGCCGTCTTCTTCACCGGTTTTTACACCTTCCGGATGGTCTTTTTGACCTTCCACGGCGAACCGCGCTCGGAGGCCGCTGAAGACCCACACTCCGTGGGCTGGTCGATCAAAGCCCCCCTGATCGTCCTCGGCGTCCTTGCACTTGTGGCCGGCATCGCCAACCTCGCACCGGTCGCCAAGCTCGCCCAGCTCGACATCACGTTCCTCGAGTCCTGGCTCGACGGCGAGTACGGTGCGATCGAGGGGCTGACCTACGGTGCCTACGACGGATTACTCGGGTACGACACGGAGTACATCGGCACCGAGTCGACGACGGTCCTGATCGCCGCCGGCGTCTCGTTGCTGCTTGCGTTCTCCGGGGCTGGCCTCGCCTGGATGCTTTATAACGTTCCCGAGCCAGTCGCGCACAAAGAGCGCCTCGGCCGCCTGGGCGACGCCGCCGAAGCCAACTACTACCAGGACGAGTACCAGGTCTGGCTCGCCAACGGACTCACCGTTCCGCTGGCTCGAGCGGCTGATCGGTTCGACCAGACCGTCATCGACGGCGTCGTCAACGGCGTCTCGACGACCAGTCTGTTCGGAAGCGGCCGCATGAAACGCCTGCAGACGGGTATCGTGACTAACTACGCGGCACTCCTCGTAACCGGGTTCATCGTCTTGTTGCTCGTGTTCGGTATCCTCGGAGGGTGGTTCCTATGA
- a CDS encoding zinc ribbon domain-containing protein, translated as MKVRYYADAEIREMHNHAIRLLAQLHDDHDITVEIDRIDEQHDPITDFPGEVRRLSAEEVYERDLKRNRALNAVIEQTPSEAFKHYGKLDIAGNVAVVDEEGTVQWASTLPGYADGYGPGAEAQTAMDFLEDISTSPSNRICIECLHLLDGDENFCPNCGYDLP; from the coding sequence ATGAAAGTGCGCTACTACGCAGACGCGGAGATACGAGAGATGCACAACCACGCGATACGTCTGCTAGCGCAGCTCCATGACGACCACGACATTACTGTGGAGATCGATCGGATCGACGAACAGCACGATCCGATTACTGACTTCCCCGGTGAAGTACGGCGTCTCTCAGCTGAAGAGGTCTACGAGCGCGATCTCAAACGCAATCGTGCCCTGAACGCGGTCATCGAACAGACGCCGTCGGAGGCATTCAAACACTACGGGAAACTCGACATCGCTGGGAACGTCGCCGTCGTTGATGAGGAGGGAACCGTCCAGTGGGCCTCAACCCTTCCAGGATATGCGGACGGGTACGGACCAGGAGCCGAAGCACAGACAGCAATGGACTTTCTCGAAGACATCTCCACGTCGCCGAGTAACCGTATCTGTATCGAATGTCTACACTTATTGGACGGCGATGAGAACTTCTGTCCGAACTGTGGTTACGATCTTCCGTAG